A single region of the Triticum dicoccoides isolate Atlit2015 ecotype Zavitan chromosome 2B, WEW_v2.0, whole genome shotgun sequence genome encodes:
- the LOC119367857 gene encoding serpin-Z1-like: MAEQQVVDAMKDQAALSMRLLRGLGLRGEQNLAFSPASFHATLSLLAAGTAGAIRDQIVSFLGPAGAEAHAALVSHFGQTPSHQEEDEEGHPMVRCATGVWVDSSLRLKPTFATMAASRFNAEARAVCFGSSPEQARSEINEWFEGETGGRWKELVPEGSINAATVVVLANALYFKGYWYDPFDPELTQDGDFYVSPGHAVRTPFMVGGYLHENMCIACHPGFKVLRMPYCGHYQDCRSSMCIYLPDDRGGLPELVRALSSDPSVLFAVPEKLVSTGELRIPKFDVSVRLEATQILRDLGLDLPFRLTPAGESFSEMLALDEHDSKMPMAVSSVVHQCSVNINEHGTVAAAATEMEILGFCLPEEKVVDFVADHPFLFFIIKEEDNNGVILFAGQVVNPLS; this comes from the exons ATGGCGGAGCAGCAGGTCGTGGACGCCATGAAGGACCAGGCCGCCCTCTCGATGCGTCTCCTCCGTGGCCTCGGCCTCCGTGGCGAGCAAAACCTCGCCTTCTCGCCCGCGTCTTTCCACGCCACCCTCTCCCT CCTCGCGGCTGGTACCGCCGGTGCCATTCGGGACCAGATCGTCTCCTTCCTGGGCCCCGCCGGCGCTGAAGCGCATGCTGCCCTCGTGTCCCACTTTGGCCAAACACCGAGCCACCAGGAAGAGGACGAGGAAGGACATCCCATGGTCCGGTGCGCCACGGGGGTGTGGGTCGACTCCTCACTCCGCCTCAAGCCCACCTTCGCGACCATGGCGGCATCCAGGTTCAACGCGGAGGCGCGAGCCGTCTGCTTTGGGTCAAGCCCCGAGCAGGCCAGGTCCGAGATCAACGAGTGGTTCGAGGGCGAGACAGGCGGCCGGTGGAAGGAGCTTGTACCTGAGGGTTCCATCAACGCCGCCACGGTCGTCGTCCTCGCCAACGCGCTCTATTTCAAAGGCTACTGGTACGACCCCTTCGACCCTGAGCTCACACAAGATGGCGACTTCTACGTCTCGCCCgggcacgccgttcgcacgcccttcaTGGTGGGGGGCTACCTGCACGAGAACATGTGCATCGCCTGCCACCCCGGCTTCAAAGTCCTGCGGATGCCCTACTGCGGCCACTACCAGGACTGTCGCTCCTCCATGTGCATCTACCTTCCGGACGATCGCGGCGGCCTGCCGGAGTTGGTGCGCGCGCTCAGCTCTGACCCGTCCGTGCTATTCGCCGTACCGGAGAAACTGGTGTCCACGGGCGAGCTGAGGATCCCCAAGTTCGACGTGTCGGTACGTCTCGAGGCCACGCAGATCCTCCGTGATCTCGGGCTGGACCTGCCGTTCCGTCTCACTCCGGCCGGTGAATCCTTCTCGGAGATGCTGGCCTTGGACGAGCACGATTCCAAGATGCCGATGGCGGTGTCGTCCGTCGTCCACCAGTGCTCTGTCAACATCAACGAGCACGGTACCGTGGCCGCCGCAGCCACCGAGATGGAGATTCTGGGGTTTTGCCTGCCGGAGGAGAAGGTCGTAGACTTCGTGGCCGATCACCCGTTCCTTTTTTTCATCATCAAAGAGGAGGACAACAATGGCGTGATTCTTTTCGCCGGCCAAGTAGTCAATCCTCTCTCTTAG